One segment of Polyangiaceae bacterium DNA contains the following:
- a CDS encoding MXAN_5187 C-terminal domain-containing protein, producing the protein MNATEPDIDQELEELENRLERLRALYEQYFLGIEKIEPTVARKDVDRRIWLLRRMKFRNTAKRFKLQTIVMRYNTFQQYWQRICREIENGTYRRHLVKAERIGASEALTIAARKRKGMFAKGAEAAKARADKAAADAQANTEAIAEQPQSAMDHAMKALDGVFGSEDITRERAPSAPSERTPSGAVERAPSGASERSGGASERSGGASERSGGASERSGGASEGRPAARRPERAPAKKLGKLSLDLDLDGFDDTASRAAPSPTARVSPQRSGDSAPASARSGRSALPPLAPPVSSPRAAPPVSSPRAAPPPLAPPVSSAAPPPLAPPVSSPRAAPPPLAPPVSSPRAAPPPVSSPRAAPPPAPARSPIARPPTQPGPPPAVGGRPATDARGASGPGSAPGPTKPGVGTRPGLGTRPEAGTRPEAGTRPGLGQRLPPPAPGAAPQPRPAQRQNVSDDQVRALHARLVDAKRQTNDGSAVSMDGLARSLRATEAQLRQKHGNRRIDFDVVIKDGKAVVKPTIR; encoded by the coding sequence GTGAACGCCACCGAGCCGGATATCGATCAAGAGCTCGAAGAGCTGGAGAATCGTCTGGAGCGGTTGCGCGCGCTCTACGAACAATACTTCTTGGGCATCGAGAAGATCGAACCGACGGTAGCGCGCAAAGACGTCGACCGGCGCATTTGGTTGCTGCGCAGGATGAAGTTCCGCAACACGGCGAAGCGCTTCAAGTTGCAGACGATCGTGATGCGCTACAACACCTTCCAGCAGTATTGGCAGCGGATCTGCCGCGAAATCGAGAACGGAACCTATCGGCGCCATCTGGTCAAAGCCGAACGCATTGGTGCTTCCGAGGCGCTGACGATCGCCGCACGCAAGCGCAAGGGCATGTTCGCCAAGGGCGCCGAGGCGGCGAAGGCTCGCGCCGACAAGGCGGCTGCCGATGCCCAGGCGAACACCGAAGCAATCGCCGAGCAGCCACAGAGCGCCATGGACCATGCGATGAAGGCGCTCGATGGCGTCTTCGGTTCCGAGGACATCACGCGTGAGCGTGCGCCGAGCGCGCCGTCAGAGCGAACGCCAAGCGGGGCGGTAGAGCGTGCGCCGAGCGGAGCGTCAGAGCGTTCGGGCGGAGCGTCAGAGCGTTCGGGCGGAGCGTCAGAGCGTTCGGGCGGAGCGTCAGAGCGTTCCGGCGGAGCGTCAGAGGGTCGCCCTGCAGCAAGGCGCCCGGAGCGCGCGCCCGCGAAGAAGCTCGGCAAGCTCAGCCTCGATTTGGATCTGGACGGCTTCGACGACACCGCATCCCGCGCTGCGCCTTCGCCGACGGCGCGCGTGTCGCCGCAACGCAGCGGGGATTCCGCGCCAGCTTCGGCGCGCAGCGGTCGCAGCGCACTTCCGCCGCTCGCGCCACCGGTTTCGTCACCGCGGGCCGCGCCGCCTGTTTCGTCACCACGTGCCGCGCCGCCTCCGCTCGCACCGCCTGTTTCGTCAGCCGCGCCGCCTCCGCTCGCACCGCCTGTTTCGTCACCACGGGCCGCGCCGCCTCCGCTCGCACCGCCTGTTTCGTCACCGCGTGCCGCGCCGCCTCCAGTTTCGTCTCCGCGGGCCGCGCCGCCTCCAGCGCCAGCGCGCTCGCCAATTGCACGGCCCCCAACGCAACCAGGTCCGCCGCCGGCCGTGGGGGGTCGTCCCGCCACCGACGCACGGGGAGCTTCGGGCCCCGGAAGCGCTCCGGGTCCCACGAAGCCGGGGGTCGGAACACGACCCGGGCTCGGAACGCGACCCGAAGCTGGAACGCGACCCGAAGCTGGAACGCGACCGGGGCTTGGGCAGCGACTTCCCCCGCCCGCTCCTGGCGCAGCCCCTCAGCCTCGACCCGCCCAAAGGCAGAACGTGAGTGACGACCAAGTGCGAGCCCTTCACGCGCGCTTGGTAGACGCGAAACGCCAAACCAACGACGGCAGCGCAGTCAGCATGGACGGCCTAGCGCGCAGCCTGCGTGCGACGGAAGCGCAACTGCGGCAGAAGCACGGCAATCGCCGCATCGACTTCGACGTCGTGATCAAGGACGGCAAGGCCGTCGTGAAACCGACGATTCGGTGA
- a CDS encoding metallophosphoesterase, which translates to MRIALVTDVHFGPPGYFAGKLRKLSHEAAPLTAQFVEAARAADADVIVNLGDVVEDESAAVDRERYATFMQLLRASELPLLHVAGNHDQICMTQADLIGMWERSGELYYYEDIGELRFVVLSTVETKDVSVRLPEVQLRWLDEVLVTPRPVVILMHHPAGEMVLTGNRWFERAPHICRVAERRELRRVLARHANVVAVFNGHAHWNYLEIFDGVPYVTLQSLTENLDEDAPGRPARAWALCDITTQYVDVSIHGEEPARLRVARKQ; encoded by the coding sequence GTGCGCATCGCATTGGTGACCGACGTTCACTTCGGACCGCCCGGATACTTCGCGGGAAAGCTGCGCAAGCTGTCGCATGAGGCGGCGCCCCTCACGGCGCAGTTCGTCGAAGCCGCGCGCGCAGCGGACGCCGACGTGATCGTCAACCTCGGCGACGTGGTGGAGGACGAGAGCGCAGCGGTGGACCGCGAGCGCTACGCCACCTTCATGCAGCTGCTGCGTGCTTCGGAACTTCCGTTACTGCACGTGGCGGGCAATCACGACCAGATCTGCATGACGCAGGCGGATCTGATCGGGATGTGGGAACGCAGCGGCGAGCTTTACTACTACGAAGACATCGGCGAGCTGCGCTTCGTGGTGCTGAGCACGGTGGAAACGAAGGACGTCAGCGTGCGTCTACCCGAAGTGCAACTGCGATGGCTCGACGAAGTCCTCGTCACGCCACGCCCCGTGGTGATCTTGATGCACCACCCCGCTGGCGAGATGGTGCTCACGGGCAATCGCTGGTTCGAGCGTGCGCCCCACATTTGTCGCGTTGCGGAGCGCCGCGAGTTGCGGCGCGTGCTGGCGCGCCACGCCAACGTGGTGGCCGTGTTCAACGGCCACGCGCATTGGAACTACCTCGAGATCTTCGACGGCGTGCCCTACGTCACGCTGCAGAGCTTGACGGAGAACCTCGACGAGGACGCCCCGGGGCGGCCTGCGCGCGCCTGGGCCCTATGCGACATCACGACGCAGTACGTGGACGTGTCGATCCACGGCGAAGAGCCCGCGCGCCTGCGGGTCGCGCGAAAGCAGTGA
- a CDS encoding prolipoprotein diacylglyceryl transferase: MHPILFSIPLPGWTIPLFPALLVLAALGVVLALFGYRKRATDLLVIGVAAAIGGAIAGFSFRGEVYTLSPLPVYSYGAMLCLSIIVGWYLTLGLASKDGLPREVMANCYFVTAVAALVGARLLYVVTNPDEFSAFRDLFALRRGGLVAYGGFLGGFLGSWGFLYRHRIRLLPWADVAVPSLASGLVITRLGCYLYGCDFGKPLSDTAPAWLKSLGTFPKWAEGTVLEGNGSPAWIQHVNQRGLSPDTTASLPVHPTQLYEVLTGLTLLALVFLVRRRQKFRGQVFLAFTLGYGLLRFGLETLRDDIERGSYGPHLSAHVILPAAALAFGLAFAFGPARSVVDDKLRRGMQAIALLPGPALYFLLRPASFAQGEAIQLSTSQWIGLGTGVAAALVWGTLWEAAKKNPEAAMALGPGAVLDDEEDEDEFDPALDDDGPAHEADESRAANERKPATTKPKAKKKTTKAKPKTEAESTATKSTATKAKTATESLEAKSKTEARSKTASKPKSKSEKSAATPKSSSSADPASGTAKAKPANRKSKKKKKRKAIAPTPAGETS, translated from the coding sequence ATGCATCCCATTCTGTTCAGCATCCCCTTGCCGGGGTGGACGATTCCACTGTTCCCTGCGCTCTTGGTGCTGGCAGCCCTCGGCGTCGTGCTGGCACTGTTCGGCTACCGCAAGCGCGCGACGGACTTGTTGGTGATTGGTGTAGCCGCAGCGATCGGTGGAGCCATCGCCGGCTTCAGCTTCCGCGGCGAGGTGTACACGCTCTCCCCGCTGCCCGTGTACTCCTACGGCGCCATGTTGTGCCTGTCCATCATCGTGGGCTGGTACTTGACCTTGGGTCTCGCCTCGAAAGACGGCCTGCCGCGAGAGGTGATGGCGAACTGCTACTTCGTCACTGCAGTTGCTGCATTGGTTGGCGCGCGCCTGCTCTACGTGGTCACCAATCCAGACGAGTTCTCTGCTTTCCGCGATCTCTTTGCGTTGCGCCGTGGTGGCCTCGTTGCCTATGGAGGCTTCCTCGGTGGCTTCCTCGGGTCCTGGGGATTCTTGTATCGACATCGCATTCGTTTGCTGCCCTGGGCAGACGTTGCGGTGCCCAGCTTGGCTTCGGGCTTGGTCATCACTCGACTGGGTTGCTACCTCTATGGCTGCGACTTCGGTAAACCGCTCTCGGACACGGCACCCGCTTGGCTGAAGAGCCTGGGCACCTTTCCAAAGTGGGCCGAAGGCACGGTGCTGGAGGGCAACGGTTCGCCCGCGTGGATTCAGCACGTGAACCAGCGCGGTCTGTCCCCGGACACGACGGCGTCGCTGCCCGTTCACCCCACGCAGCTCTACGAAGTCCTGACCGGGCTGACGTTGCTGGCGTTGGTGTTCCTGGTGCGACGGCGGCAAAAGTTCCGCGGACAGGTTTTCCTGGCCTTCACCCTCGGCTACGGCCTGCTGCGCTTCGGCCTCGAAACCCTGCGCGACGACATCGAGCGCGGCAGCTACGGCCCACATCTCAGCGCTCATGTCATTCTGCCCGCTGCCGCCCTCGCCTTCGGGCTGGCGTTTGCGTTCGGACCCGCGCGCTCGGTCGTCGACGACAAGCTGCGACGCGGCATGCAGGCCATCGCGCTGTTGCCCGGGCCTGCCCTCTACTTCTTGCTGCGCCCCGCGAGCTTCGCGCAAGGCGAGGCGATTCAGCTCTCCACCTCGCAGTGGATCGGTCTCGGCACTGGTGTTGCGGCGGCACTGGTGTGGGGCACGCTGTGGGAAGCGGCCAAGAAGAACCCCGAGGCCGCCATGGCACTCGGCCCCGGCGCCGTGCTGGATGACGAAGAGGACGAGGACGAGTTCGATCCGGCGCTCGACGACGACGGGCCCGCGCACGAAGCAGACGAGTCTCGCGCGGCCAACGAGCGCAAGCCGGCCACGACCAAGCCCAAGGCGAAGAAGAAGACCACGAAGGCCAAGCCGAAGACCGAAGCCGAGTCGACCGCGACCAAGTCGACCGCGACCAAGGCGAAGACCGCGACCGAGTCGCTCGAAGCCAAGTCGAAGACCGAAGCCAGGTCGAAGACCGCGTCGAAGCCGAAGAGCAAGTCCGAGAAGTCGGCGGCGACTCCGAAGTCCTCATCGTCGGCCGACCCAGCGTCGGGTACTGCCAAGGCCAAGCCGGCCAACAGGAAGTCGAAAAAGAAGAAGAAGCGGAAGGCCATCGCGCCGACGCCCGCGGGCGAGACGAGCTAG
- a CDS encoding iron ABC transporter permease: MRRFAVIAGVLVLLLGLSVVSAVSFGAQAIDLSRALGDPTSMDGIILWSARAPRVALAALAGGALAVVGVALQALLRNPLADPYVLGVSGGAAAGATLAIVAGASAFTAVGAALVPAAALAGGLVATLLVYGIARAAGEVSGTTIILAGVIVNATFSSLITFVKTLVSAAKAQELLFWLMGFLDVPSSAQLGVCALWVAVGLAIIMADAGRLNLLALGREPAEHLGVNVKTLERRVFFAASAIAGAVVSLTGLIGFVGLIVPHAARRLLGPDHRSLVPAAMLLGAATLVACDLAARVAFLYLGTEPPVGAVTALIGGPLFLVILYRTRARRAL, translated from the coding sequence GTGCGGCGCTTCGCGGTCATCGCGGGAGTGCTCGTGCTCCTTCTGGGGCTGTCGGTGGTATCCGCCGTCAGCTTCGGCGCGCAAGCCATCGACTTGTCGCGGGCCCTCGGCGATCCGACCAGCATGGACGGGATCATCCTCTGGTCCGCACGCGCGCCGCGCGTTGCTCTGGCCGCACTTGCGGGCGGCGCATTGGCCGTGGTGGGTGTCGCGCTGCAAGCACTCCTGCGCAATCCCCTCGCGGATCCTTACGTGCTCGGCGTCTCGGGTGGCGCTGCAGCCGGCGCGACGCTGGCGATCGTCGCGGGCGCAAGCGCATTCACTGCCGTCGGTGCGGCGCTGGTGCCGGCCGCAGCGCTCGCGGGGGGTCTGGTCGCCACGCTTTTGGTCTATGGCATTGCGCGCGCCGCTGGCGAAGTCAGTGGCACGACGATCATCTTGGCCGGCGTGATCGTCAACGCCACCTTTTCGAGTCTGATCACTTTCGTGAAAACCCTGGTCAGCGCGGCCAAGGCGCAAGAGTTGTTGTTTTGGTTGATGGGCTTCTTGGACGTTCCGTCGTCGGCGCAGCTGGGCGTGTGTGCGCTGTGGGTCGCGGTGGGCCTCGCGATCATCATGGCGGACGCGGGGCGCCTGAACTTGCTCGCCCTGGGGCGCGAGCCTGCGGAGCACTTGGGCGTCAACGTGAAGACGCTGGAACGCCGTGTGTTCTTCGCCGCGTCCGCCATCGCCGGCGCCGTGGTGAGCCTCACGGGGTTGATTGGCTTCGTGGGCCTGATCGTTCCGCACGCCGCGCGGCGGCTTCTGGGGCCGGATCATCGCAGCCTCGTGCCCGCGGCGATGTTGCTCGGCGCTGCGACCCTGGTGGCCTGTGATCTGGCAGCCCGCGTGGCCTTCCTCTACCTGGGCACGGAGCCGCCCGTGGGCGCCGTCACCGCTTTGATCGGCGGCCCGCTATTCCTGGTCATCCTGTATCGCACTCGAGCACGACGAGCGCTGTAG
- a CDS encoding type III pantothenate kinase: MLLAVDIGNTNVVFGIYDGKELKRTFRVSSVRGRTADELGVLLHQMLTLHGLEPSRVDAAILASVVPPLTDTMAVAIHHVVGHTPLIVSPTLPTGITVLYDNPRDVGADRIVNAVAAFERVRGGVIVVDFGTATTFDCVSPKAEYLGGVIVPGIQVSLDALLGNAAKLTRIEIAEAPKVVGQNTTHAIQSGVVNGYASLVDGLIDKIKAELGFPCAVMATGGLAGLISRHTRSVQSVDEHLTLDGLRILHERNRHGAQPSAS; the protein is encoded by the coding sequence GTGCTGCTCGCGGTCGACATCGGGAACACCAACGTCGTGTTCGGTATCTACGACGGCAAGGAGTTGAAGCGGACCTTTCGCGTCTCTTCGGTGCGAGGCCGCACCGCCGACGAGCTCGGCGTGCTCTTGCACCAAATGCTCACCTTGCATGGACTCGAGCCGAGTCGCGTCGACGCCGCGATTCTCGCCAGCGTGGTGCCGCCGCTGACGGACACCATGGCCGTGGCCATTCACCACGTGGTGGGGCACACGCCGCTGATCGTGAGCCCGACGCTCCCCACGGGCATCACGGTGCTGTACGACAATCCGCGCGACGTGGGGGCGGACCGCATCGTCAACGCCGTGGCCGCTTTCGAACGCGTGCGTGGTGGCGTGATCGTCGTGGACTTCGGCACGGCGACGACCTTCGACTGCGTGTCGCCCAAGGCGGAGTATCTCGGAGGCGTGATCGTGCCGGGCATTCAGGTCAGTCTGGACGCGCTCTTGGGCAATGCCGCCAAGCTCACCCGCATCGAGATCGCGGAAGCGCCCAAGGTCGTCGGTCAGAACACGACCCACGCCATCCAGTCCGGCGTCGTCAACGGCTATGCATCGCTGGTGGACGGCTTGATCGACAAGATCAAGGCCGAGCTGGGCTTTCCCTGTGCGGTGATGGCCACGGGGGGACTGGCGGGGCTGATCTCACGTCACACGCGGTCCGTGCAGTCCGTGGACGAACACCTGACCTTGGACGGCCTGCGCATTCTGCACGAGCGCAATCGGCACGGGGCGCAACCCAGCGCGAGTTGA
- a CDS encoding peptidylprolyl isomerase: MKAWYAGGAAATLLLITACNGCRTSSQAAPSASASTGAPASPGVSAVTVLRAEHRRDAAAVPEEVRSSRDVVTRRRAARALARIADAKAADALLSMLRDEDGEVVTWAAYGLGYACKGRELPTVRALVLRAASLAALAPDTAATAPLVDPNAAIADALARCGTQEAEATLRAWLLNGGKAAESAALALGRLASRQRRLDDASVVALLDAASDPDAAVQSALFAFTRLGALPEPVETRLREVARGMIGKTGSQRNFAVRCLGRAGQAAVPDLEKFAADSKEDPSTRAEAARELARQGKAGDEALGRVVKALAEGAPLDAAALSSAQYGVLSTALESMQEASAESDKALARLETLATPSSAGASVSRRVQALHCAAAALRAKDNPRYDRLQNCQTGKDTVLRDLAVLRVLDRAPLSGTRLKTWLELGSSKEPRVRQAALTLLNKHPEVATAYEVLAVALEAEQDGTVATAADVLAAHPARASKGATRREDDDAPAEVVPHEKVVEALQRAFTKRRAPDATEVRQSLIAAAGGLGLMRLKPEIEKDCKSAAPTLRAAAQQALQRLGDRNRRCDAGALPPAPEELERLRKGSVRLTLTTDVGELSMVLDADLAPVTVTRVATLAEAKFYDGIVFHRVVPGFVAQFGDPGADGYGGAGGEPLRCETSPVDFSPMSVGVALSGRDTGSSQLFVTLGPFPHLDGDYAWLGRAEGPWAKLAPGDRILTARLTR, from the coding sequence GTGAAGGCTTGGTACGCGGGCGGCGCCGCTGCGACGCTGCTGCTGATCACGGCGTGCAACGGCTGTCGCACGTCATCGCAAGCCGCGCCCAGCGCGAGCGCGTCGACGGGTGCACCAGCATCACCGGGCGTTTCGGCGGTCACGGTGCTCCGAGCGGAGCATCGCCGCGACGCCGCTGCCGTTCCGGAAGAGGTACGGAGCAGCCGCGACGTCGTCACGCGGCGTCGAGCCGCTCGCGCCCTGGCGCGCATCGCCGACGCCAAAGCAGCCGATGCGTTGCTGTCGATGCTGCGAGACGAAGACGGAGAGGTCGTCACCTGGGCAGCCTACGGCCTGGGCTACGCGTGCAAAGGTCGAGAGCTGCCCACGGTGCGCGCGCTCGTGCTTCGGGCTGCGAGCTTGGCAGCGCTGGCACCAGACACGGCGGCAACGGCGCCCCTCGTCGATCCGAACGCGGCGATCGCGGATGCACTTGCCCGCTGCGGCACCCAAGAAGCCGAAGCGACCTTGCGCGCGTGGCTCTTGAACGGTGGAAAAGCGGCCGAGAGCGCCGCACTGGCACTGGGTCGTCTGGCCTCGCGACAGCGACGTCTGGACGACGCTTCGGTGGTGGCGCTGTTGGATGCGGCCAGCGACCCCGACGCGGCCGTGCAGAGCGCGCTGTTCGCCTTCACGCGCTTGGGTGCACTACCCGAACCCGTGGAGACGCGTTTGCGCGAGGTCGCGCGCGGAATGATTGGCAAGACGGGATCCCAGCGCAACTTCGCCGTGCGCTGCCTCGGACGAGCGGGCCAAGCTGCAGTGCCCGACCTGGAGAAGTTCGCAGCGGACTCGAAGGAAGATCCGAGCACCCGCGCGGAAGCCGCACGCGAGCTGGCGCGTCAGGGAAAGGCGGGCGACGAGGCCCTGGGCCGCGTGGTGAAGGCTCTGGCGGAAGGCGCACCGCTGGATGCCGCTGCCCTGAGCAGCGCGCAGTACGGCGTGCTGTCGACGGCCCTGGAAAGCATGCAAGAAGCCAGTGCGGAGAGCGACAAGGCGCTAGCGAGACTCGAGACCTTGGCCACGCCCAGTTCCGCGGGAGCATCGGTCTCGCGGCGCGTGCAAGCGTTGCATTGCGCAGCGGCAGCCCTGCGCGCGAAGGACAACCCGCGCTACGACAGGCTGCAGAACTGTCAGACGGGGAAGGACACGGTGCTCAGAGATCTGGCGGTGCTGCGAGTGCTCGATCGCGCGCCCTTGAGCGGAACGCGACTGAAAACGTGGCTCGAGCTGGGCTCGTCCAAGGAGCCGAGGGTGCGTCAAGCGGCCTTGACGCTACTGAACAAGCACCCTGAAGTCGCGACGGCGTACGAGGTGCTCGCGGTTGCGCTGGAAGCCGAGCAGGACGGCACGGTGGCGACGGCAGCAGACGTCTTGGCAGCGCACCCGGCACGGGCCAGCAAGGGCGCCACACGACGCGAGGACGACGACGCCCCTGCCGAGGTCGTACCGCACGAGAAGGTGGTCGAGGCGCTGCAACGCGCGTTCACCAAGCGCCGCGCGCCGGATGCGACCGAAGTGCGGCAGAGCTTGATCGCCGCCGCGGGGGGCCTGGGGTTGATGCGGCTCAAGCCGGAGATCGAGAAGGACTGCAAGAGCGCCGCGCCCACCTTGCGCGCAGCAGCACAGCAAGCGTTGCAGCGCCTGGGCGACCGCAATCGACGCTGCGACGCGGGTGCGCTGCCCCCTGCCCCAGAAGAACTCGAGCGCCTGCGCAAGGGCAGCGTGCGGCTGACTCTGACGACCGACGTGGGGGAGCTGAGCATGGTGCTGGACGCCGATCTCGCGCCGGTGACGGTGACGCGCGTCGCAACGTTGGCGGAAGCGAAGTTCTACGACGGAATCGTCTTTCACCGCGTGGTGCCGGGGTTCGTGGCGCAGTTCGGCGATCCCGGAGCGGACGGCTACGGGGGTGCGGGTGGAGAGCCTTTGCGTTGCGAGACGTCACCCGTGGACTTCTCCCCCATGAGCGTGGGGGTGGCCCTGTCGGGCCGCGACACGGGTTCGAGTCAGTTGTTCGTCACCCTCGGGCCCTTCCCACACTTGGATGGCGACTATGCGTGGCTCGGGCGCGCCGAGGGTCCGTGGGCAAAGCTGGCGCCCGGGGATCGAATCCTGACGGCCCGCCTCACACGGTGA
- a CDS encoding serine/threonine-protein kinase: MNCEACGHPNIDGARFCASCGALLPVEESGAEDALIGQIIGGRYRVTGVLGEGGMGIVYIGEQQMGSTVRKVAIKTLHSHLSKDPSVLARFHRECGTVAQLEHPNTIKFYDFGSTSDGTLYIAMEFVKGEPLSDTIEKRGPIAPDRCLKIMKQVCGALEEAHGQGIIHRDLKPENVILTERAGEKDFVKVLDFGIAARSESADAQKEQKLTQQGMVLGTPPYMSPEQFTGKALDARSDIYSLGVMAYEMLTGKLPFEADTPWQWATQHMTAQPLPFEVTAPSSAIPDALRTAILKALSKEREGRQGSAKDFYSELSSGGGITVDEPVVSSDPARAGTAAMAAAPDFAAMAGSAGPVSPQMQAPMQAPMAPPMAAAVAIPPSPGAQRSGGGKGLIIGLAGVGVLLLIGIVIVAAKQMKPSGVDDQPLTNPFTSTSGQTNIAPQIDTTGSTGSPDTSGDTPPDTAPKPTPKPTTTPKPTGTPAPTPKPTGGGGCDACIAAANAGNIPGAASAYRSCTDANQKRTCQLRARGNAARAAQAAARNGQCAQAKAIQAAARGMGASSPGLEGALNGTSCK; the protein is encoded by the coding sequence ATGAATTGCGAGGCGTGCGGTCACCCCAACATCGACGGTGCTCGGTTTTGCGCGAGTTGTGGGGCGCTGCTGCCCGTGGAAGAGAGCGGTGCGGAAGACGCGCTGATCGGCCAGATCATCGGTGGTCGCTATCGAGTCACCGGGGTCTTGGGCGAAGGCGGCATGGGCATCGTCTACATCGGCGAACAGCAGATGGGCTCCACCGTTCGCAAGGTGGCCATCAAGACTTTGCACAGCCACCTCTCCAAGGATCCCTCGGTGTTGGCGCGGTTCCATCGTGAGTGCGGAACCGTCGCGCAGCTCGAGCACCCAAACACGATCAAGTTCTACGACTTCGGCTCCACTTCCGACGGCACCTTGTACATCGCCATGGAGTTCGTGAAGGGGGAACCCCTGAGCGATACCATCGAAAAGCGGGGACCAATCGCGCCGGACCGCTGCTTGAAGATCATGAAGCAGGTGTGCGGTGCTCTGGAAGAAGCCCACGGTCAGGGCATCATCCACCGCGACCTCAAGCCTGAGAACGTGATCCTGACGGAGCGCGCTGGCGAGAAAGACTTCGTCAAGGTTCTCGACTTCGGCATCGCGGCCCGGAGTGAGTCGGCGGACGCCCAGAAGGAGCAGAAGCTCACTCAGCAGGGGATGGTGCTCGGCACGCCGCCCTACATGAGCCCCGAGCAATTCACGGGCAAGGCGCTCGACGCGCGCAGTGACATCTACTCCCTGGGTGTCATGGCCTACGAAATGCTCACCGGAAAGCTGCCCTTCGAAGCGGACACTCCATGGCAGTGGGCGACCCAGCACATGACGGCGCAGCCGCTGCCCTTCGAGGTCACGGCGCCCAGCTCGGCGATTCCGGACGCGCTTCGCACCGCGATTCTCAAGGCACTGTCCAAGGAGCGCGAAGGTCGCCAGGGCAGCGCCAAGGATTTCTACTCCGAGCTGTCCAGTGGCGGCGGCATCACCGTTGACGAGCCCGTGGTGTCGTCGGATCCGGCGCGCGCGGGGACTGCCGCCATGGCAGCGGCTCCGGACTTTGCGGCGATGGCCGGCAGTGCCGGTCCGGTTTCCCCGCAGATGCAGGCCCCGATGCAGGCGCCAATGGCACCCCCGATGGCGGCAGCGGTGGCGATTCCGCCTTCGCCCGGCGCTCAGAGGAGCGGCGGAGGCAAGGGGCTCATCATCGGTCTGGCGGGCGTGGGCGTCCTGCTGCTCATCGGTATCGTGATCGTCGCGGCGAAGCAGATGAAGCCGTCGGGAGTGGACGATCAGCCCCTGACGAACCCTTTCACCAGCACGTCGGGTCAAACGAACATAGCGCCGCAGATCGACACCACGGGCAGCACGGGCAGCCCGGATACCTCCGGCGATACGCCCCCGGATACCGCGCCAAAACCCACGCCGAAGCCCACGACGACCCCGAAGCCCACGGGCACGCCAGCGCCGACCCCGAAGCCCACGGGCGGCGGTGGCTGCGACGCCTGTATTGCCGCTGCCAATGCCGGAAACATCCCGGGCGCGGCGTCGGCGTACCGCAGCTGCACGGATGCGAATCAAAAGCGAACCTGCCAACTCCGCGCGCGCGGCAATGCCGCGCGTGCCGCGCAGGCCGCTGCCCGCAATGGGCAGTGCGCGCAGGCGAAGGCGATTCAGGCCGCCGCGCGTGGCATGGGGGCGTCGTCGCCGGGCCTCGAAGGCGCTCTCAACGGCACTTCCTGCAAGTAG
- a CDS encoding RluA family pseudouridine synthase has protein sequence MTPRAGRVATWVHRAGDPTQLSALLRTMGGDAAALSEGRVFVDGVRTLEDGAVAPGQRIEIREARTEGAEEPVVLLRRAGLIAIDKPAWLPTEPDASGLSSLRQWGEDRLGVRLHAASRLDVGVSGIVLFAESAAARKHLEAVRASYQRAYLAITRGILEPATAEWRGPVQGKAAHTLVRVLARQGDACLLRLEPQTGRTHQLRIHAAAAGLPLIGDRRHGGPRSWTLPDGRVQELSRVALHAWEIGLADPEGGTFQVRSTVPAVLVELWCSLGGAEADFAVAG, from the coding sequence ATGACGCCTCGTGCAGGCCGTGTCGCGACGTGGGTGCATCGAGCGGGCGACCCGACGCAGCTCTCGGCGTTGTTACGCACCATGGGCGGCGATGCCGCGGCGTTGAGCGAAGGGCGCGTGTTCGTCGACGGCGTGCGCACGTTGGAAGATGGCGCGGTTGCGCCTGGGCAGCGCATCGAGATTCGCGAGGCCCGAACCGAGGGTGCCGAGGAACCCGTGGTGCTGCTGCGCCGTGCGGGGTTGATCGCCATCGACAAGCCCGCTTGGCTGCCCACCGAACCCGACGCCAGTGGGCTGTCGTCACTGCGGCAATGGGGGGAAGATCGCCTGGGTGTGCGCCTGCATGCCGCTTCGCGCCTGGACGTGGGCGTCAGCGGCATCGTGCTGTTCGCGGAATCCGCGGCCGCGCGCAAACACCTCGAAGCAGTACGAGCAAGCTACCAGCGCGCGTATCTCGCCATCACTCGGGGCATCCTCGAGCCCGCGACGGCGGAATGGCGCGGCCCGGTGCAGGGCAAAGCGGCGCACACCCTCGTACGCGTATTGGCACGTCAGGGTGACGCGTGCCTGCTCCGTCTGGAGCCGCAAACCGGCCGCACCCACCAGCTTCGTATTCATGCCGCTGCAGCGGGGCTTCCGCTGATCGGCGATCGCCGCCACGGTGGACCGCGTTCTTGGACGCTGCCCGACGGGCGCGTCCAGGAGTTGTCGCGCGTCGCGCTGCACGCGTGGGAGATAGGCCTCGCGGATCCCGAAGGGGGCACTTTCCAGGTGCGATCCACCGTGCCGGCGGTGCTCGTGGAGTTGTGGTGCAGCCTTGGCGGTGCGGAGGCGGATTTCGCGGTAGCCGGGTGA